The proteins below are encoded in one region of Vespula pensylvanica isolate Volc-1 chromosome 4, ASM1446617v1, whole genome shotgun sequence:
- the LOC122628428 gene encoding DNA replication licensing factor Mcm7, producing MAPKKASRDYIKDKEQLKTFLTEFMVMDDKTGDKTFKYRQQLTKLAHREQVAFIIELDDMQEFDDELAAAIANNTRRYVNLLLELVQEILPEFKEKPVSAKDALDVYIEHRLLIEARNRHPGDQRDPRNRYAPELMRRFEIYIKDFNDVKALSVREIKAEKIGKLVTVRGIVTRSTEVKPMMVVATYTCDQCGAETYQPVQSLSFMPLRTCPSDDCRVNKAGGRLYMQTKGSKFVKFQELKLQEHSDQVPVGHIPRTVTIFCRGETTRQCLPGDHVTITGIFLPLVKTGFNARGGSALLSDTYLDAHRIVCCTNSQTIDDSSAQLTDEELALLSQDDFYSKLALSLAPEIYGLEDVKKALLLLLVGGTDKKKGDIKIRGNINVCLMGDPGVAKSQLLSFITRLAPRSQYTTGRGSSGVGLTAAVMKDPLTGQMILEGGALVLADQGVCCIDEFDKMADADRTAIHEVMEQQTISIAKAGIMTRLNARVSILAAANPAYGRYNPKRTIEQNIQLPAALLSRFDLLWLIQDRADRSNDLKMAQHITYVHQHCSQPPTETEVLDMNLIRKYINLCKAKEPSIPEDLSEYIVDSYVEMRRESRNSTDKTFTSARNLLGVLRLATALARLRLANVVEKEDVAEANRLVEMSKHSINYSETKPSNAQRNPIDRIYYLILELASGSKTVKVSDILERCTSKGFKPDQVDECIEEYERLDVWQVNQTRRQITFIQKD from the exons ATGGCACCGAAGAAAGCATCGAGAGattatattaaagataaag AGCAACTCAAGACATTTTTAACAGAATTTATGGTTATGGATGATAAAACTGGTGACAAAACGTTTAAGTACAGACAACAACTTACTAAACTTGCTCATCGTGAACAAGTAgcttttattattgaattagaTGATATGCAAGAGTTTGATGATGAATTGGCTGCAGCTATTGCTAATAATACCAGAAGATATGTTAACTTGTTGTTAGAG CTTGTGCAAGAGATACTACCAGAGTTTAAAGAAAAACCTGTATCTGCTAAAGATGCATTGGATGTATATATTGAACatcgattattaatagaaGCTCGTAATAGACATCCAGGTGATCAAAGAGATCCTAGGAACAGATATGCTCCAGAACTCATGCGACGTTT tgaaatatatatcaaagattttAATGATGTAAAAGCACTTTCTGttagagaaataaaagcagaaaagataggaaaattGGTTACAGTTAGAGGTATTGTAACTAGATCCACCGAAGTAAAGCCCATGATGGTTGTTGCTACTTATACCTGTGACCAATGTGGCGCAGAAACGTATCAACCG GTACAATCACTTAGTTTTATGCCATTGAGAACATGTCCTAGCGACGATTGTCGTGTGAATAAGGCAGGTGGCCGATTGTATATGCAAACAAAAGGATCAAAATTCGTTAAATTTCAAGAACTTAAGCTGCAGGAACAT AGCGATCAAGTTCCAGTTGGTCATATTCCTAGAACAGTGACGATTTTTTGCAGAGGCGAAACTACACGACAATGCTTACCGGGAGATCACGTAACCATTACTGGAATCTTTTTACCTTTAGTGAAAACTGGTTTTAACGCCAGAGGTGGTTCCGCACTTTTGAGCGATACATACTTGGATGCACAT aGAATCGTTTGTTGTACGAATTCGCAAACCATAGACGACAGTAGCGCACAATTAACGGATGAAGAATTGGCATTATTATCGCAAGATGATTTTTATAGTAAATTGGCTTTATCATTGGCACCAGAAATTTACGGATTGGAAGATGTTAAGAAAGCATTACTGTTACTTCTCGTCGGTGGCACGGATAAAAAGAAGGGTGACATCAAGATCAGAG GAAACATCAATGTTTGTTTGATGGGTGATCCAGGTGTTGCTAAATCTCAATTACTTTCGTTCATAACGCGTTTAGCACCCAGATCGCAATATACTACAGGAAGAGGATCCTCCGGCGTTGGTTTAACCGCAGCCGTAATGAAAGATCCTTTGACCGGTCAAATGATACTCGAGGGTGGAGCTTTGGTATTGGCCGATCAAGGAGTTTGTTGCATTGACGAATTTGATAAAATGGCAGATGCAGATAGAACCGCTATACACGAAGTAATGGAACAACAAACGATATCGATCGCCAAAGCTGGAATCATGACGCGTTTAAACGCTAGAGTTTCTATCTTAGCAGCGGCTAATCCCGCTTACGGAAGATATAATCCtaaaagaacgatcgaacaAAACATTCAGCTTCCGGCTGCTTTGTTATCGAGATTTGATTTATTGTGGCTTATTCAAGACCGTGCCGATAGAAGTAACGATttgaa aatggCACAGCACATAACTTACGTTCATCAACATTGTTCTCAACCACCTACCGAAACTGAAGTATTGGACATGAATTTAATACgaaagtatattaatttatgtaaagCAAAGGAACCTTCCATTCCGGAGGATTTATCGGAATATATCGTCG ATTCGTATGTGGAGATGAGAAGAGAGTCACGTAACAGCACCGATAAAACTTTCACTTCTGCTCGTAATTTATTAGGGGTTCTACGATTGGCAACAGCGTTGGCGCGTCTCAGATTAGCGAACGTTGTCGAAAAAGAGGACGTCGCTGAGGCAAATAGATTGGTCGAAATGTCAAAGCATTCAATCAATTATTCAGAAACCAAACCGAGTAACGCTCAAAGAAATCCTATTGACAGAATTTATTACCTTATTTTGGAACTAGCCAGTGGTAGTAAAACTGTAAAAGTATCGGACATATTGGAACGATGTACGAGTAAAGGATTTAAGCCCGATCAAGTGGACGAATGCATAGAAGAATACGAGAGATTAGATGTTTGGCAAGTGAATCAAACGAGAAGACAGATAACGTTCATTCAAAAAGATTAA
- the LOC122628431 gene encoding bystin: MGKAKRIKVSAGEKRKTKVGLADQIEADKSVTAKNRQKIRNRNDDDEEYVDPTLTKKILLQARRQQMEMEEENEEGRVSGSVKKPLTKLGVEFSDNEDESSEDDVQGTHYYENIEISEEDERALEKFMAKDPVPMRTLADIIMEKLTEKKTEIETQFSDAGTMQMQELDPKVKVMYQGVRDVLSKYRSGKLPKAFKIIPSLRNWEQILYITEPPRWSAAAMYQATRIFASNLKDKMAQRFYNLVLLPRIRDDLAEYKRLNFHLYQALRKALFKPAGFMKGILLPLLESGTCTLREAVIIGSVIAKNSIPILHSSAAILKIAEMDYTGANSIFLRIFLDKKYALPYRVIDGVVFHFLRFERDTRELPVLWHQAFLTFVQRYKCDISSEQKEALLKLLKKQSHHVITHEIRRELQNAKCRDVEMTEPTTEPMNDIQTEPMSCQD; encoded by the exons atgggGAAGGCAAAGAGAATTAAAGTATCTgcaggagagaaaagaaaaacgaaagtagGTTTAGCTGATCAAATAGAAGCGGACAAATCTGTTACAGCGAAAAATAGACAGAAGATCAGAAATcgcaatgacgacgacgaagag taTGTCGATCCTACGCttacaaaaaagatattactaCAAGCAAGACGACAACAAATggaaatggaagaagagaatgaagaggGTCGGGTTTCGGGTTCTGTAAAAAAGCCATTGACAAAACTTGGAGTTGAATTTAGTGATAATGAAGATGAGTCCAGTGAAGATGATGTACAAGGGACTCACTATTATGAAAACATAGAAATTAGCGAAGAAGACGAACGtgcattagaaaaatttatggCTAAAGATCCGGTACCGATGAGAACGTTAGCTGATATTATAATGGAGAAattaacagagaaaaagacagagatagaaacgCAATTTTCTGATGCAGGTACCATGCAAATGCAAGAATTAGATCCAAAAGTTAAAGTAATGTATCAAGGAGTTAGAGACGTATTAAGTAAATATCGTAGTGGTAAATTGCCAAAGGCTTTTAAGATTATTCCAAGTTTAAGGAATTGGGAACAGATTCTTTACATAACAGAACCACCAAGATGGTCTGCTGCAGCTATGTATCAAGCTACAAGAATATTTGCCTCTAATCTTAAAGACAAAATGGCACAAAGATTTTATAATCTCGTTCTATTACCTCGTATTAGGGATGATCTAGCTGAATATAAAAGActcaattttcatttatatcaaGCATTAAGAAAAGCTTTGTTTAAGCCTGCTGGCTTTATGAAAGGAATTTTACTTCCTCTTTTAGAATCTGGTACATGTACGCTTAGAGAAGCCGTTATTATTGGTTCGGTAATAGcaaaaaattctattccaATTTTACATTCGTCTGCggcaatattaaaaattgcagAGATGGACTATACCGGTGCAAATAGTATATTTCTCAGAATATTTTTAGACAAAAAATATGCGCTTCCATACAGGGTGATAGATGGTGttgtttttcactttttaag ATTTGAAAGGGATACAAGAGAATTGCCAGTACTATGGCATCAAGCTTTTTTAACCTTTGTACAGCGTTACAAATGTGATATAAGTTCAGAACAAAAAGAAGCTttgttaaaattgttaaagaaacaGTCACATCATGTTATTACACATGAGATACGAAGAGAATTACAAAATGCAAAATGTAGAGATGTAGAAATGACTGAGCCTACAACAGAACCTATGAATGACATTCAAACAGAACCTATGTCATGTCAGGattaa
- the LOC122628435 gene encoding ribonuclease H2 subunit B, translating into MPRIKASPKKCVKTGNLNPATNTWVFLMKGDGLEGKDGNLPNVVKLRHPASSQPAMFVFSPGDLTIQEVLAFDENRRSWFIDDNVKSDGKMHLSTPIDPIFLVLPYLRKSPQIQPLDQCLWDEDYPETPRLAHCQNLKLSLVADRKGDESLQAFKYNEEKTLNWLKKKVERVAEVLKQKSIHVSQGAISATYVKNTKYESGTELEYLKYAHGIVSEYLADDIAKKLAQYLNIPEEVERKRKLSSPKHVIEEKKFKRETSEEDLTPRTKALDLSKPEKLQKTPTLNKKELARQKAAVGSKSITSFFKKK; encoded by the exons ATGCCGCGTATAAAAGCATCGCCTAAAAAATGTGTCAAAACTGGTAATTTAAATCCTGCAACGAACACTTGGGTCTTTCTTATGAAAG GAGATGGTCTAGAGGGAAAAGATGGAAACTTACCAAACGTAGTCAAACTTAGACATCCTGCGTCGAGTCAACCAGCTATGTTCGTCTTCAGCCCTGGTGATCTTACGATACAAGAGGTTTTAGCATTTGATGAAAACAGAAGGTCATGGTTTATAGATGATAACGTTAAGTCCGATGGTAAAATGCATCTTTCTACTCCAATTGACCCAATCTTTTTAGTTTTACCGTATTTAAGAAag TCACCGCAAATACAGCCTCTTGACCAATGTTTATGGGATGAAGATTATCCAGAAACACCTCGCTTAGCTCATTGCCAAAACTTGAAGTTATCTTTAGTTGCAGATCGTAAAGGAGATGAATCTCTTCAAGCTTTCAAgtacaacgaagaaaaaacgttaaattggttgaaaaaaaaagtagaaagagtaGCCGAAGTTTTAAAACAGAAAAGCATTCATGTATCGCAAGGAGCTATAAGTGCTACATACGTTAAAAATACTAAATATGAAAGTGGTACTGAACTAG aatatttgaaatatgcaCATGGTATAGTATCTGAATATTTGGCCGATGATATAGCAAAAAAATTGGCACAATATCTAAATATACCAGaggaagtagaaagaaaacgtaaattGAGTAGTCCTAAGCACGTAATCGAGGAGAAGAAATTCAAAAGAGAAACTTCTGAAGAAGATTTAACCCCACGTACCAAAGCTTTGGATTTGTCAAAACCTGAGAAG CTTCAGAAAACTCCAACATTAAATAAGAAGGAGCTTGCTAGGCAAAAAGCAGCTGTTGGATCTAAAAGTATTACtagcttttttaaaaaaaaatga
- the LOC122628436 gene encoding carboxy-terminal domain RNA polymerase II polypeptide A small phosphatase 1, which produces MDASSIITQVSRDDELGQFNNEKAQLPRENEAASNGPTGGKKPRGRGLLRSLLCCLGRGRGSSSKSSKTSSLQGDGRGSPPPGTGSPRYLLPPVRHQDMHKKCMVIDLDETLVHSSFKPINNADFVVPVEIDGTVHQVYVLKRPYVDEFLQRMGELYECVLFTASLAKYADPVADLLDRWGVFRARLFRESCVFHRGNYVKDLNKLGRDLQQIIIVDNSPASYIFHPDNAVPVTSWFDDMTDSELLDLIPFFEKLSSVENIYTVLCNSNHPYNQVSTTVQNSPSPGSGSLGAS; this is translated from the exons ATGGACGCATCGTCCATTATCACCCAAGTGTCGCGGGATGACGAGCTAGGCCAGTTTAATAACGAGAAAG CCCAATTACCACGAGAGAATGAAGCGGCCAGCAACGGTCCCACAGGTGGCAAGAAACCAAGAGGGCGGGGACTCTTGCGTTCTCTGCTTTGTTGTCTTGGTAGAGGACGAGGAAGTAGTTCGAAAAGTTCCAAAACAAGTTCGTTACAAGGAGATGGACGGGGTTCACCGCCTCCAGGAACTGGGTCCCCACGGTATCTTTTACCGCCTGTCAGACACCAGGATATGCATAAAAAGTGCATGGTGATCGATTTGGATGAGACACTTGTGCACAGTTCTTTCAAACCGATCAACAATGCGGATTTTGTTGTTCCTGTAGAAATTGATGGAACAGTACACCAAGTGTATGTCTTAAAGAGGCCTTATGTGGATGAATTTTTGCAGAGGATGGGAGAACTATACGAATGCGTATTGTTCACAGCAAGTTTAGCTAAG TATGCTGATCCTGTAGCCGATCTGTTAGACAGATGGGGAGTCTTTAGAGCAAGATTATTCAGAGAGTCGTGCGTTTTTCATAGAGGAAATTACGTTAAAGATTTAAATAAGCTGGGAAGAGATCtacaacaaattattattgtcgatAACAGCCCTGCCAGCTATATCTTTCATCCTGATAATgcg gTTCCAGTGACATCCTGGTTTGATGACATGACGGACTCAGAACTATTAGATTTAATTCCATTCTTTGAGAAACTTAGTAGCGTGGAGAACATTTATACAGTTTTGTGCAACAGCAATCATCCATATAATCAAGTATCAACTACGGTACAAAACAGTCCCAGTCCTGGATCAGGTTCGCTTGGTGCTTCCTAG
- the LOC122628425 gene encoding Golgi apparatus protein 1 — protein sequence MERTKYFSSILFTIFLQLLLFTSLACTSNVYSENASTNENEITPQISWVFSKSSADSLHRVKRNSMYKRENNLLSFMLPKCQMNLKELCEDIDKNDELVLLECIQTLKPNEMSIIDTDCQQAIWDYVKNITNNQNVYRLAKKACDHNELDNLECSPEGNVQGAYLSCLVEKRESVKNLQCIAYIQRLEWIAFSDFRIITPFFSDCEEDIKTFKCGRIQQYRDISQGQILACLQEHIEQLQVKCKRRILRVSEIQADNIKLDRQLYLACIHDHIKFCPNIRPGSGQVYKCLMQHKMEHSMTAQCQEQLIRREKLIASDYKVSKGFVKACKDDIKTNRCKKGVSEDKEIRLAQILLCLESAMKNGSKIERACQAEMFDHRKLLMEDYRLSPEIVDGCANDITMFCNSLEVGGATIHCLMEHTRTRKKKSRVSNKCQRALEQLIKGADAGEDWRIDPILREECQHVVNQACKDVRGGDARVISCLTDQIGTSKMTEACETALIQIQYFVARDYKLDPQLYKACKYDAIRLCHAANAWANDGTQMDPERGPLVLPCLYRHAYQKNLTLKGECLEEIRRVMRQRAVNVDLQPEIEEVCLSDLASFCYDKTAKGEEILCLQDNLDSLTKICKLAVGNFTEVQAERIELNPIISSACQHVMEHHCEEVLKYGKDEGDMMECLIEHKNELDVRSDYKCKAAIEHFQLISLKNYRFTYKFKEACRSYVKRWCPRSKTKAEVIECLSSIVQADIMKNTQHRIPKECRQQLKAQLYQQRENIQFDPVLHTSCAQDIKQFCFNVEAGNSQVLECLASQKTKLSDSCHKKLFNVRKQEFQDSSSDFALINTCRAMLRQFCHDVNRSGSLDCLKRYKDDTTFDEKCKNIVIRRMIEQNTDYRFNTALQNACTYDIDRFCKGVLIREPTDKELEGKVIKCLKIKFREAKLVPKCEQQMTIILREAALNYHLNPLLATMCAREIETICHNDNDPAAVEECLKMEFNAGNKVMKEECRLEVADLIEQTRADINVDPLLQKACAVDVSKYCSDIPQGAGRHIMCLQNVLQDNNKSLEPDCYKMLTTRMEMFRNAAKLIAPNSIEELYSSLNRSPAKRYFMMVGFTLIGIIFIIGMFCGRVTRRTMIMKNK from the exons ATGGAACGCACGAAATATTTTAGTAGTATTTTATTTACCATTTTTCTAcagcttttattatttacttctcTTGCATGTACGTCGAACGTTTATTCCGAAAATGCATCTacgaacgaaaacgaaattaCCCCACAAATTAGTTGGGTTTTTAGCAAATCTTCTGCTGACAGTTTGCATAGGgtcaaaagaaattctatgtATAAACGAGAGAATAATTTGTTAAGCTTTATGTTACCAAAGTGTCAAATGAATTTAAAGGAACTCTGCGAAGACATAGACAAAAATGATGAATTGGTGCTATTGGAATGCATTCAAACTTTGAAG cCTAATGAAATGTCCATCATCGACACGGACTGTCAGCAAGCAATTTGGGATTATGTAAAGAACATTACCAACAATCAAAATGTATATAGGTTGGCTAAAAAAGCGTGCGATCACAACGAGTTGGATAATTTAGAATGTTCTCCCGAAGGAAATGTACAGGGAGCTTACTTGTCTTGTTtagtagaaaagagagaaagcgtgaAAAATCTGCAATGTATTGCTTATATCCAACGATTAGAATGGATTGCATTCAGTGATTTCAGAATCATTACACCATTTTTTTCCGATTGCGAAGAAGATATCAAAACATTTAAATGTGGCAGGATACAACAATATAGAGACATATCGCAAGGACAAATTTTAGCCTGTTTGCAAGAACATATCGAACAATTACAGGTTAAATGTAAACGACGCATACTCCGTGTTTCTGAGATACAAgctgataatattaaattggaTCGTCAACTCTATTTAGCCTGTATACATGATCATATCAAATTTTGTCCAAATATTAGGCCAGGAAGCGGTCAAGTATATAAGTGTTTAATGCAACATAAAATGGAACATTCCATGACAGCTCAGTGTCAAGAACAACTTATAAGAAGGGAAAAACTTATTGCCTCTGATTATAAGGTCAGCAAAGGTTTTGTTAAAGCGTGTAAGGATGATATTAAAACGAATCGTTGTAAAAAAGGTGTATCAGAGGACAAAGAAATAAGACTCGCGCAAATTTTACTTTGTCTGGAATCAGCTATGAAAAATGGTTCCAAAATCGAAAGAGCTTGTCAAGCAGAAATGTTTGATcacagaaaattattaatggaaGATTATAGATTATCTCCTGAAATAGTTGATGGTTGTGCAAATGATATCACAATGTTTTGTAACAGTCTTGAAGTTGGTGGTGCCACGATTCATTGTTTAATGGAACATACCAGAACACGAAAGAAGAAGTCTAGAGTTTCTAACAAATGTCAGAGAGCG TTAGAACAATTAATTAAAGGAGCAGATGCCGGAGAAGATTGGAGAATAGATCCAATTTTGAGAGAAGAGTGTCAGCATGTTGTCAATCAAGCTTGCAAAGAT GTACGTGGCGGAGATGCCAGAGTTATATCTTGTTTGACGGACCAAATCGGAACTTCTAAAATGACAGAAGCCTGTGAAACAGCTTTGATTCAGATACAATATTTCGTAGCTAGAGATTACAAATTGGATCCTCAATTGTACAAAGCATGTAAATACGATGCTATCCGTTTATGTCACGCGGCAAATGCATGGGCAAACGATGGAACGCAAATGGATCCAGAAAGAGGTCCGCTTGTATTACCATGTTTATACAGACATGCCTATCAAAAAAATTTGACG TTAAAAGGTGAATGTttggaagaaataagaagagtcATGAGACAAAGGGCCGTAAACGTCGATTTGCAACCTGAAATTGAAGAAGTATGTTTAAGCGACTTGGCATCATTTTGTTATGATAAGACTGCGAAAGGAGAGGAGATTCTATGTCTTCAAGATAATTTAGATAG ttTAACTAAAATATGCAAATTGGCAGTTGGAAATTTTACAGAAGTACAAGCTGAACGTATTGAATTAAATCCAATAATTTCGTCCGCGTGTCAACACGTTATGGAACATCATTGTGAG gAAGTGCTTAAATATGGTAAAGACGAGGGTGATATGATGGAATGTTTAATAGAACATAAAAATGAGTTAGATGTTCGATCTGATTATAAATGTAAAGCGGCTATAGaacattttcaattaatatcattgaaGAATTATCGATTTACATACAAGTTTAAAGAAGCTTGTAGAAGTTACGTTAAAAGATGGTGTCCCAG ATCGAAAACAAAAGCAGAAGTTATAGAATGTCTCAGTTCGATTGTACAAGCAGacataatgaaaaatacgCAACATCGTATACCAAAAGAATGTAGGCAACAATTGAAAGCTCAATTATATCAGCAACGAGAAAATATACAGTTTGATCCTGTATTACATACATCGTGTGCACaagatataaaacaattttgttttaacgTGGAAGCAGGCAATTCACAG GTATTGGAATGTTTAGCTtcacaaaaaacaaaattgtctGATTCGtgtcataaaaaattatttaacgtaaGAAAACAAGAGTTTCAAGATAGTTCGAGCGATTTTGCGTTAATAAATACCTGCCGTGCAATGTTGAGACAATTTTGCCATGATGTAAATCGATCGGGAAGTCTTGAttgtttaaaaagatataaagacgATACtactttcgatgaaaaatgtaaaaatatcgtaattcGAAGAATGATTGAACAAAACACTGACTACAGATTTAACACTGCATTACAAAATGCATGTACCTATGATATTGACAGATTTTGCAAAGgg GTTTTAATACGTGAACCAACTGATAAGGAACTCGAAggaaaagttataaaatgcttaaaaattaaatttaggGAAGCCAAACTTGTGCCAAAATGTGAGCAACAAATGACCATTATACTTAGAGAAGCTGCTCTAAATTATCACTTGAATCCTTTACTAGCTACAATGTGTGCACGTGAG ATCGAAACAATATGTCACAATGACAATGATCCTGCTGCTGTAGAGGAATGTTTGAAAATGGAGTTCAATGCTGGAAATAAAGTTATGAAGGAAGAATGCAGATTGGAGGTAGCAGATTTGATAGAACAGACGAGAGCAGATATCAACGTTGACCCTCTATTACAAAAAGCTTGTGCAGTAGACGTTAGCAAATATTGCAGTGACATTCCACAAGGGGCAGGAAGAC ATATCATGTGTCTGCAAAATGTTTtacaagataataataaatctttagaACCAGATTGTTATAAAATGTTGACAACAAGAATGGAAATGTTCAGAAATGCTGCCAag TTAATCGCTCCTAATAGTATAGAAGAACTGTATTCATCTCTTAATCGATCTCCTgcaaaacgatattttatgaTGGTAGGATTTACCCTTattggaattatttttatcattggtATGTTTTGTGGAAGAGTAACAAGGAGaacaatgataatgaaaaataagtgA